Proteins from one Deltaproteobacteria bacterium genomic window:
- a CDS encoding NTP transferase domain-containing protein: MKDVVGLILAAGKGTRMHSELAKVLHPICDRPMLSYTLAALRQAGVARIIVVIGHQAERIRDIFAAEEVEWVLQSEQLGTAHAVECALPCLGDFQGTILICCGDTPLLTAETLARFVTAHQQADVDLTVLTTILQQPASYGRVVRDGRGRIIRIVESKDAGVQERAIREINSGIYCARAELLRRLIPKIDNNNAQGEYYLTDMVEKALAEKRQVDGFTVLDSQEILGVNTPEELAAVARLLADRAATVGNSQG, translated from the coding sequence ATGAAGGACGTAGTGGGACTTATCCTTGCTGCTGGCAAGGGAACCAGAATGCATTCGGAACTGGCGAAAGTTCTCCACCCCATTTGCGACCGGCCAATGCTTTCCTACACGCTGGCTGCTCTGCGACAGGCCGGAGTCGCGAGAATTATCGTAGTCATAGGACATCAGGCAGAGCGCATTCGGGATATATTTGCTGCAGAAGAGGTGGAATGGGTCTTGCAGTCAGAACAGCTCGGGACTGCCCATGCAGTGGAATGTGCCCTGCCCTGCCTTGGGGATTTTCAGGGAACGATTCTCATCTGCTGCGGTGATACCCCGCTTCTCACTGCTGAAACGCTTGCCAGGTTTGTGACCGCGCATCAACAAGCAGACGTTGATCTTACTGTGTTGACTACCATCCTGCAGCAGCCAGCCTCCTATGGCAGGGTGGTGAGAGATGGCCGCGGCAGGATCATCAGAATCGTGGAAAGCAAAGATGCTGGAGTGCAGGAGCGGGCAATTCGGGAAATCAACAGCGGCATCTACTGTGCAAGGGCGGAACTGTTGCGCAGATTGATCCCGAAAATTGACAACAATAATGCGCAGGGAGAGTACTACCTCACAGATATGGTAGAGAAAGCACTGGCAGAGAAACGGCAGGTCGACGGTTTCACTGTGTTGGATTCCCAGGAGATTCTTGGAGTAAATACTCCAGAGGAACTGGCTGCTGTTGCCAGGCTGCTTGCCGATAGAGCTGCCACTGTCGGCAACAGTCAGGGGTAA
- the glmS gene encoding glutamine--fructose-6-phosphate transaminase (isomerizing), with protein sequence MCGIIGYIGEQDCISLLVEGLRRLEYRGYDSAGIAVISDSRIEVRRCEGKLQRLEQLLKKRPVEGTVGIGHTRWATHGPPSERNAHPHQAGPIAVVHNGIIENYLQLKHELTAAGCKIRSETDTEIIAQLVCQKVLAGVPFVEAVYESLEVIEGSYALVILNEQQPDTLIAVRKESPLILGLAPEALLVASDIPAILGHTRDMVFLEDGEVAILGRQGYEVRDEGGAVLAKEVAHISWNPVMAEKAGYKHFMQKEIYEQPRAVIDTFRGRVGESTGDIYLDDINLDRESVARLRKIVIVACGTSYHAGLVGKYLLENLSALPVEVDLGSEFRYRNPLVDERTLLVLISQSGETADTLAAMREGKAKEAFILSICNVVGSSLVRQSDGILYTHAGPEIGVASTKAFTTQLVALYLLALYLGRKRDKLTAESCQEAIADLVRLPKKMEAALGQDRLIRSIAEEYAKARDFLYLGRGIHYPIALEGALKMKEISYVHAEGYPAGEMKHGPIALIDEHMPVVALASSGVTFEKMLANIEEVKARRGKIIVVADQDNCADKVDAFIPVPRSSPYLATVLFTIPLQLLAYHVAVLRGTDVDQPRNLAKSVTVE encoded by the coding sequence ATGTGCGGCATTATAGGCTATATAGGAGAGCAAGACTGCATTTCCTTGCTGGTGGAGGGCCTGAGACGACTGGAGTACCGGGGCTACGACAGTGCCGGCATTGCAGTAATAAGCGACTCCAGGATTGAAGTACGCCGCTGTGAGGGGAAACTGCAGAGGCTCGAACAGCTGCTCAAAAAGCGTCCGGTGGAAGGAACGGTGGGAATCGGACACACCCGCTGGGCCACACACGGACCACCCTCTGAACGGAATGCCCACCCACATCAGGCAGGTCCAATCGCAGTGGTTCACAATGGCATCATAGAAAATTATCTGCAACTCAAGCATGAACTGACCGCTGCAGGCTGCAAAATACGTTCAGAGACGGACACTGAAATCATTGCCCAGCTCGTTTGTCAGAAGGTTCTGGCAGGCGTTCCTTTTGTGGAAGCCGTTTACGAAAGTCTCGAGGTCATAGAAGGATCATATGCCCTGGTAATCCTGAACGAACAGCAGCCAGATACACTGATTGCAGTGCGCAAGGAAAGTCCACTCATCCTCGGGTTGGCGCCCGAGGCCCTTCTGGTTGCTTCTGACATTCCTGCCATTCTTGGACACACTCGCGATATGGTGTTTCTAGAAGACGGCGAAGTGGCCATCCTCGGGCGTCAAGGCTATGAGGTGCGGGACGAGGGAGGGGCGGTTCTGGCGAAAGAGGTGGCGCACATCAGCTGGAATCCGGTAATGGCCGAAAAAGCTGGCTACAAGCATTTTATGCAAAAGGAAATTTATGAGCAGCCACGCGCGGTGATTGATACGTTTCGAGGCCGGGTTGGCGAGTCAACCGGGGACATCTATCTCGATGACATCAACCTGGACAGAGAGAGCGTGGCGCGTTTGCGCAAAATAGTCATTGTGGCCTGCGGCACTTCGTACCATGCAGGCCTGGTGGGAAAATATCTTCTGGAAAACCTGTCTGCCCTGCCAGTAGAGGTGGATCTAGGTTCAGAATTCCGCTACCGCAATCCCCTGGTTGATGAGCGGACCCTTCTGGTGCTCATTTCCCAATCTGGTGAAACAGCCGACACTCTGGCTGCCATGCGGGAGGGAAAGGCCAAAGAGGCATTTATCCTGTCGATCTGTAATGTGGTGGGCAGCAGCCTGGTAAGACAATCAGACGGCATACTCTACACCCATGCTGGCCCAGAAATCGGAGTGGCCTCCACCAAGGCATTTACCACCCAGCTGGTAGCCCTGTACCTTCTTGCTCTTTATCTGGGCAGGAAGCGTGACAAGTTGACTGCTGAGAGTTGTCAGGAGGCAATAGCTGATCTGGTGAGACTGCCCAAGAAAATGGAGGCAGCTCTGGGGCAGGATCGGCTGATACGCTCCATTGCCGAAGAGTATGCCAAAGCCCGCGACTTTCTCTATCTGGGCCGAGGAATCCACTATCCAATAGCTCTCGAGGGTGCCCTGAAGATGAAAGAAATTTCCTATGTTCACGCTGAGGGTTATCCTGCAGGAGAGATGAAGCACGGTCCCATAGCACTCATTGATGAACACATGCCAGTTGTTGCCCTGGCGAGTTCAGGAGTAACATTTGAGAAGATGCTTGCCAACATCGAAGAAGTAAAAGCGAGGCGCGGCAAGATTATAGTGGTGGCCGACCAGGATAATTGTGCCGACAAAGTAGACGCCTTTATCCCGGTGCCCAGATCGAGTCCATACCTGGCCACGGTACTGTTTACCATCCCCTTGCAATTGCTTGCCTATCACGTGGCCGTGCTGCGGGGCACTGACGTGGACCAACCCCGGAACCTGGCCAAGAGCGTAACCGTGGAGTGA
- the zapB gene encoding cell division protein ZapB, which translates to MGEERFGVYSETVTDEGVQEESPFDRLEKRIDVLIERYEQLREENSACKVQLAEKEDLIQKLEGQMRDLEQQKSEVRSRLDSLIDKLNRFS; encoded by the coding sequence ATGGGAGAAGAGAGATTTGGTGTCTATTCTGAGACAGTTACGGATGAGGGCGTTCAAGAGGAGTCGCCTTTTGACCGGCTCGAAAAGAGAATAGATGTTCTCATTGAACGCTATGAGCAGTTGCGCGAGGAAAACAGCGCCTGCAAGGTGCAGTTGGCGGAGAAAGAGGATCTCATTCAGAAGCTGGAAGGGCAGATGAGAGATCTGGAACAGCAGAAATCAGAGGTTCGCAGCCGTCTGGATTCGCTGATCGACAAGCTTAACCGTTTTTCATAG